In a genomic window of Betaproteobacteria bacterium:
- the lipB gene encoding lipoyl(octanoyl) transferase LipB produces the protein MPAPVEPTPEVRHLGRVEYEPTWRAMQHFSETRGLDARDELWIVEHPPVFTIGLNGTPDHLLRRSEIPVVHVDRGGQITYHGPGQLVIYLLLDLRRRNYGVRELVRRMERAVVALLGEDGIAAAGDEAAPGVYVGNAKIAALGLRVRNGCCYHGVALNIDLDLAPFTDINPCGHAGMPVTRTRDLGLDLTVAAAGDRLSRHLLALLN, from the coding sequence CTGCCCGCGCCGGTTGAGCCGACACCCGAGGTGCGTCACCTCGGCCGCGTCGAGTACGAACCCACATGGCGTGCGATGCAGCACTTCAGCGAGACGCGCGGCCTCGATGCGCGCGACGAGCTGTGGATCGTCGAACATCCCCCGGTCTTCACGATCGGACTCAACGGAACTCCCGACCACCTGCTGCGCCGCTCCGAGATTCCGGTGGTGCATGTGGACCGTGGCGGCCAGATCACCTATCACGGCCCGGGTCAGCTGGTGATCTATCTTCTGCTCGACCTGCGCCGGCGCAACTACGGGGTGCGCGAGCTGGTGCGGCGCATGGAGCGCGCGGTCGTCGCACTCCTCGGCGAGGACGGGATCGCGGCCGCCGGCGATGAGGCGGCGCCGGGCGTGTACGTCGGCAACGCGAAAATCGCGGCGCTGGGGCTACGCGTGAGAAACGGCTGCTGCTACCATGGCGTCGCCCTCAACATCGACCTCGATCTCGCGCCGTTCACCGACATCAACCCGTGCGGTCACGCCGGCATGCCGGTGACGCGCACGCGCGATCTCGGTCTCGATCTCACGGTCGCTGCTGCGGGAGATCGTTTGAGTCGTCACCTGCTCGCCCTGCTGAACTGA
- a CDS encoding D-amino acid aminotransferase, with protein sequence MSEQTVYLNGAWTPLAEARVPVLDRGFVFGDGVYEVIPVYAGTPLRLAEHLVRLQKSLDALRIANPHSASDWAALLTDLVGRHPWPDQYLYLQVTRGVAKRDHAFPQAATPTVFAMSSPLATPSRAEVERGVAAVTATDYRWGRCDIKSIALLGNVLLRQVAIDRGAVETVLFRDGLLTEGAASNIFVVSGDWLLAPPKSHLMLPGITYDLVLELAAAAGLPHQVREITEQEVFSAAELWLTSSTKEVLAITTLNDRPVGDGTPGPVFRRMHALYQEFKATHFAGHLRSAAAETGA encoded by the coding sequence ATGAGCGAGCAGACGGTCTATCTGAATGGCGCATGGACGCCGCTCGCGGAGGCGCGGGTCCCCGTGCTCGACCGCGGCTTCGTCTTTGGCGACGGCGTCTACGAGGTGATTCCGGTGTACGCCGGAACGCCGCTCAGGCTCGCCGAGCACCTGGTTCGCCTGCAGAAGAGTCTCGATGCGCTGCGCATCGCCAATCCGCACTCCGCGTCCGACTGGGCGGCGCTGCTCACTGATCTCGTCGGCCGCCACCCCTGGCCCGATCAGTACCTCTATCTGCAGGTGACGCGCGGCGTGGCCAAGCGCGATCACGCCTTTCCGCAGGCTGCGACGCCGACCGTCTTCGCCATGAGCAGTCCGCTGGCAACGCCCTCGCGCGCCGAGGTCGAGCGCGGTGTCGCGGCAGTGACCGCGACTGACTATCGCTGGGGGCGCTGCGACATCAAGTCGATCGCCCTGCTCGGCAATGTGCTGCTGCGTCAGGTCGCCATCGACCGTGGTGCTGTCGAAACCGTGCTCTTTCGCGACGGTCTCCTCACCGAAGGCGCCGCCAGCAACATCTTCGTCGTCTCGGGCGACTGGCTCCTCGCGCCGCCGAAGAGTCACCTGATGCTGCCCGGCATCACCTACGATCTCGTGCTCGAGCTTGCCGCGGCCGCCGGCCTGCCACATCAGGTGCGCGAGATCACGGAGCAGGAGGTGTTCTCCGCAGCCGAGCTCTGGCTGACTTCGTCCACCAAGGAAGTGCTGGCGATCACGACGCTCAACGATCGCCCGGTCGGCGACGGCACGCCGGGGCCCGTGTTTCGGCGCATGCACGCGCTGTATCAGGAATTCAAGGCCACGCACTTTGCCGGGCACTTGCGGTCTGCGGCGGCGGAGACAGGTGCGTGA
- a CDS encoding D-alanyl-D-alanine carboxypeptidase, which translates to MKSLLALLLSLFVTAAAAQQTSLPVPPPPTVAAKSWVLYDFLARQVIASQNPNERIEPASLTKMMTAYLTYEAIKQKRVALDQVVPVSPRAWKAQGSRMFIEPNRPVTVEELIHGMVIQSGNDACIALAEAIAGSEEVFAQMMNQQAQKLGMKNTSFVNSTGLPDPKHYTTAYDMALLAAALIRDFPEHYKLNSQREFRYNNITQANRNRLLWTDPYVDGVKTGHHEAAGYCLVASAKRDSRRLISVVTGTASEAARATESQKVLNYGFQFYDTVKVYAKDQTVATIRVWKGAENDVRIGFVEDFYLALPKGDAAKLRASMETHQPLMAPLAFGQEVGTLKLALEEKPLGEYPLVALSNVPVAGLFGRTVDMVRLWLPQ; encoded by the coding sequence ATGAAATCCCTCCTCGCACTGCTCTTGTCGCTCTTCGTCACTGCCGCCGCTGCACAGCAAACGTCGCTGCCGGTGCCACCGCCGCCGACGGTCGCGGCCAAGTCCTGGGTGTTGTACGACTTCCTGGCAAGACAGGTCATCGCATCGCAGAACCCCAACGAGCGCATCGAGCCCGCGTCGCTCACAAAAATGATGACCGCCTACCTCACCTACGAGGCCATCAAACAGAAGCGCGTCGCGCTGGACCAGGTGGTGCCGGTGTCGCCACGTGCGTGGAAGGCGCAGGGCTCGCGCATGTTCATCGAGCCGAACAGGCCGGTCACCGTGGAAGAGCTCATCCACGGCATGGTGATCCAGTCCGGCAACGACGCCTGCATCGCGCTGGCGGAGGCCATTGCCGGCAGCGAGGAAGTGTTCGCCCAGATGATGAACCAGCAGGCGCAGAAGCTCGGCATGAAAAACACCAGCTTCGTGAACTCGACCGGCCTGCCGGACCCCAAGCATTACACGACGGCCTACGACATGGCTCTCCTGGCGGCGGCCCTGATCCGCGACTTTCCGGAGCACTACAAGTTGAACTCGCAGCGTGAGTTCCGCTACAACAACATCACGCAGGCGAACCGCAACCGCCTCCTGTGGACCGATCCCTACGTGGACGGGGTGAAGACCGGACACCACGAGGCGGCGGGATACTGCCTCGTGGCCTCCGCCAAGCGCGACAGCCGGCGCCTGATCTCCGTGGTGACCGGAACCGCCTCCGAGGCAGCACGCGCAACGGAGAGCCAGAAGGTTCTCAACTATGGCTTTCAGTTCTACGATACGGTGAAGGTGTACGCGAAGGATCAGACGGTGGCGACGATTCGTGTCTGGAAGGGCGCCGAGAACGACGTGCGGATCGGCTTCGTCGAGGACTTCTACCTGGCGCTGCCGAAGGGCGATGCCGCGAAGTTGAGAGCGTCGATGGAAACGCATCAGCCGCTGATGGCGCCGCTTGCTTTCGGGCAGGAGGTGGGTACCCTCAAGCTCGCGCTCGAAGAGAAACCACTCGGCGAGTATCCGCTGGTCGCGCTCTCCAACGTGCCGGTTGCCGGCCTTTTCGGGCGCACGGTCGACATGGTCCGCCTGTGGCTGCCGCAATGA
- the lipA gene encoding lipoyl synthase, with translation MSASHEKQTGAAKTARIPIKIVPHERLRKPEWIRAKAPSSPTFGEVKRVLREHNLHTVCEEASCPNIGECFSKGTATFMILGDVCTRRCPFCDVAHGRPQAPDQEEPIHLAQTIAAMRLSYVVITSVDRDDLRDGGAQHFVDCIRAVREHSPVTRIEILTPDFRGRLDRALDVLATCPPDVMNHNLETVPRLYLQARPGADYEHSLKLLKDFKARLPTIPTKSGLMVGLGETDDEIVAVIRDLRAHDVDMLTVGQYLQPSAGHLPVLRYVEPAVFQRFEREARDMGFSHAACGPMVRSSYHADRQAHEAGVV, from the coding sequence ATGAGCGCTTCCCACGAAAAACAAACCGGCGCCGCCAAGACCGCGCGCATCCCGATCAAGATCGTGCCGCACGAGCGCCTGCGCAAGCCGGAGTGGATCCGCGCCAAGGCGCCGAGCAGCCCGACTTTCGGCGAGGTGAAACGCGTGCTGCGGGAGCACAACCTGCACACCGTGTGCGAGGAAGCCTCCTGCCCCAACATCGGTGAATGCTTCAGCAAGGGCACCGCCACCTTCATGATCCTGGGTGACGTGTGCACCCGCCGCTGCCCGTTCTGCGACGTGGCCCACGGACGGCCGCAGGCGCCGGACCAGGAGGAGCCGATCCATCTCGCGCAGACGATCGCAGCGATGCGACTCAGCTACGTGGTGATCACCAGCGTCGATCGCGACGACCTGCGTGACGGCGGTGCACAGCACTTCGTCGACTGCATCCGCGCCGTGCGCGAACACTCGCCGGTCACTCGCATCGAGATCCTCACGCCCGATTTCCGCGGGCGGCTCGATCGCGCGCTCGACGTGCTCGCGACGTGTCCGCCCGACGTGATGAACCACAATCTCGAGACCGTGCCGCGCCTCTACCTGCAGGCGCGCCCCGGCGCCGATTACGAGCACTCGCTCAAGCTCCTCAAGGATTTCAAGGCGCGGCTGCCGACAATCCCCACGAAATCCGGCCTGATGGTCGGGCTGGGCGAGACCGACGACGAGATCGTGGCCGTCATCCGCGACCTGCGTGCCCACGACGTCGACATGCTCACCGTCGGCCAGTATCTGCAGCCGAGCGCGGGTCATCTGCCCGTGCTGCGCTACGTCGAGCCCGCGGTGTTCCAGCGCTTCGAGCGCGAGGCGCGGGACATGGGCTTCAGCCATGCCGCCTGCGGCCCGATGGTGCGTTCGAGCTACCACGCGGACCGCCAGGCGCACGAAGCCGGCGTGGTCTAG
- a CDS encoding DUF493 domain-containing protein has protein sequence MSDEVASLIQYPCDFPIKIMGTSQPGFAQTIVDIVRRHAPDFDPATIEMRVSRARKYLSVTATIRASSREQLDALYQELSDHPMVVMVL, from the coding sequence GTGAGCGACGAGGTCGCGAGCCTCATCCAGTACCCCTGCGACTTTCCGATCAAGATCATGGGTACATCGCAGCCCGGTTTCGCGCAGACCATCGTCGACATCGTGCGACGCCACGCCCCGGATTTCGATCCCGCTACCATCGAGATGCGGGTAAGCCGCGCCCGGAAATACTTAAGCGTCACCGCCACGATCCGCGCCAGCTCCCGTGAGCAGCTCGACGCCTTGTACCAGGAGCTCTCGGACCATCCCATGGTGGTGATGGTGCTGTAG
- a CDS encoding methionine adenosyltransferase has protein sequence MSEYLFSSESVSEGHPDKVADQISDGVLDAILAQDPRGRVACETLVSTGLVVISGEITTKGHINYMQIARDVVQRIGYDASEIGFDYKSCAVLTAINRQSPDIAQGVDEGSGLDLDQGAGDQGLMFGYACDETPQLMPLPIYYAHRIMQRQAEVRRDGRLPWLRPDAKSQLTVRYHDGKPVAIDTVVVSTQHGPEVSHAQLSEAVIEEIIKPVIPKEMLRGDIRYLINPTGRFVVGGPHGDCGLTGRKIIVDTYGGAARHGGGAFSGKDPSKVDRSAAYAGRYVAKNVVAAGLADRCEVQIAYAIGVARPVSLMVNTFGTGKVGDEKIVELVAKHFDLRPKGIIQSLDLLRPIYSKTAAYGHFGRDEPEFTWEKTDKADVLRAEAGL, from the coding sequence ATGAGCGAATACCTTTTCAGTTCCGAGTCCGTCTCCGAAGGGCATCCCGACAAGGTTGCCGATCAGATCTCCGACGGCGTGCTGGATGCGATTCTAGCCCAGGACCCGCGCGGCCGCGTGGCTTGCGAAACGCTCGTGAGCACCGGACTCGTCGTCATCTCCGGCGAGATCACCACCAAGGGGCACATCAACTACATGCAGATCGCCCGCGACGTGGTGCAGAGGATCGGCTACGACGCCTCCGAGATCGGCTTCGACTACAAGTCCTGCGCGGTGCTCACCGCCATCAACCGGCAGTCACCGGACATCGCCCAGGGCGTCGATGAAGGCTCCGGCCTCGATCTCGATCAGGGCGCCGGCGACCAGGGTCTCATGTTCGGCTACGCGTGCGACGAGACCCCGCAACTGATGCCGCTGCCCATCTACTACGCCCATCGCATCATGCAGCGCCAGGCCGAGGTGCGGCGCGACGGTCGTCTGCCGTGGCTGCGCCCCGACGCCAAGTCACAGCTCACCGTCCGCTATCACGACGGCAAGCCGGTGGCCATCGACACGGTGGTCGTCTCTACCCAGCACGGGCCCGAAGTGTCGCATGCGCAGCTGAGCGAGGCGGTGATCGAGGAGATCATCAAGCCGGTCATCCCGAAGGAGATGCTGCGCGGGGACATCCGCTACCTCATCAACCCGACCGGCCGTTTCGTGGTCGGCGGTCCGCACGGCGACTGCGGCCTCACCGGCCGCAAGATCATCGTCGACACCTACGGCGGCGCGGCCCGCCACGGCGGTGGTGCGTTCTCCGGCAAGGATCCGTCGAAGGTGGACCGGTCCGCAGCGTATGCCGGACGCTACGTGGCGAAGAACGTCGTTGCCGCGGGGCTTGCCGATCGCTGCGAGGTCCAGATCGCCTACGCCATCGGCGTGGCGCGCCCGGTTTCGCTCATGGTGAACACCTTCGGCACCGGCAAGGTGGGCGACGAGAAGATCGTCGAACTCGTGGCCAAGCACTTCGACCTGCGACCGAAGGGCATCATCCAGTCGCTCGACCTCCTGCGCCCGATCTACAGCAAGACCGCGGCGTACGGACACTTCGGCCGCGACGAGCCCGAGTTCACCTGGGAGAAGACGGACAAGGCCGACGTGCTGCGCGCCGAGGCGGGTCTCTAG